In one Cellulomonas sp. JZ18 genomic region, the following are encoded:
- a CDS encoding zinc-dependent metalloprotease: MPFGDPAQLLRGLGSAVFGLQVGQAAGTLAREVFGTTDIGLPLLDRPAPALVPTNVDAFAEGLDAPLEEVRLYLALREAAANRLFAHVPWLRAHLLEAVAAYARGIEIDVDQLEEAVRSIDPTDQAALQEALSGGVFAPRTTPVQEAALARLETALALVEGWVDEVATAAAAPHLPHAVPLREMVRRRRAAGGPAEQTFASLVGLELRPRRLRDAAAVWAHLGATRGVDGRDAIWAHPDLVPTSQDLDDPAGYDARRQAEADGSADLDRALAEILDADARGDAQGGGTGGDGTGNSGTGNSGTDEPRDDGTSRG, encoded by the coding sequence ATGCCCTTCGGCGACCCCGCGCAGCTGCTGCGCGGTCTGGGCTCGGCGGTGTTCGGGCTGCAGGTCGGCCAGGCCGCGGGCACGCTGGCGCGCGAGGTGTTCGGGACGACGGACATCGGCCTGCCGCTGCTCGACCGCCCCGCCCCGGCGCTGGTGCCGACGAACGTCGACGCCTTCGCGGAGGGCCTGGACGCCCCCCTCGAGGAGGTGCGGCTGTACCTGGCGCTGCGCGAGGCCGCTGCGAACCGCCTGTTCGCGCACGTCCCGTGGCTGCGGGCGCACCTGCTCGAGGCGGTCGCCGCGTACGCGCGCGGCATCGAGATCGACGTGGACCAGCTCGAGGAGGCGGTCCGCTCGATCGACCCGACGGACCAGGCCGCACTGCAGGAGGCGCTGTCGGGCGGGGTGTTCGCCCCGCGGACGACACCCGTGCAGGAGGCGGCCCTCGCCCGTCTCGAGACGGCGCTGGCGCTCGTCGAGGGGTGGGTCGACGAGGTCGCGACCGCCGCTGCGGCGCCGCATCTGCCGCACGCCGTGCCCCTGCGGGAGATGGTGCGCCGCCGCCGCGCGGCGGGTGGGCCGGCCGAGCAGACGTTCGCCAGCCTCGTCGGCCTCGAGCTGCGTCCGCGCCGGCTGCGCGACGCCGCCGCGGTGTGGGCGCACCTGGGCGCGACGCGCGGTGTCGACGGCCGGGACGCGATCTGGGCGCACCCGGACCTCGTGCCCACCTCGCAGGACCTCGACGACCCCGCCGGCTACGACGCGCGCCGGCAGGCCGAGGCCGACGGCAGCGCGGACCTGGACCGCGCGCTCGCCGAGATCCTGGACGCCGACGCGCGCGGCGACGCGCAGGGCGGCGGCACCGGGGGCGACGGCACCGGGAACAGCGGCACCGGGAACAGCGGCACCGACGAGCCGCGGGACGACGGGACCTCGCGGGGCTGA
- a CDS encoding PDZ domain-containing protein, which produces MLDDQPTPPGPADPVLPAEPPERPRATPRALVLSVGMLLTAALAGVLVVLPAPYAVTSPGPTRDVLGEADGTPLIQVEGAQTYPSSGELRLTTISGTGGPGYPSYVSAVLRGWASRTSVVRPVEEVFPPDATQEQIDESNTELMVSSQENATVAALTELGYDVPATLVVAGTVEGSDAEGRLEEGDVLTAMDGEALPDYQTLVRRLQDITPGDVVTLAVTRHGQETEVEVTTGEREDGGAQIGVYVNPSFDLPVDVTISIDGIGGPSAGTMFALGIVDLLTPEDEADGEVIAGTGTIDVTGDVGPIGGIRQKLAGARRDGAAWFLAPRATASRSWGTCPTGCAWCGWPRCTRRARR; this is translated from the coding sequence GTGCTCGACGACCAGCCGACCCCGCCCGGGCCCGCCGACCCCGTCCTCCCCGCCGAGCCGCCCGAGCGTCCGCGCGCGACGCCCCGCGCGCTCGTGCTGTCCGTCGGGATGCTCCTGACGGCCGCGCTCGCGGGCGTCCTCGTCGTGCTCCCGGCGCCGTACGCCGTGACGAGCCCGGGCCCGACCCGCGACGTGCTGGGGGAGGCCGACGGCACGCCGCTCATCCAGGTCGAGGGCGCGCAGACGTACCCGTCGAGCGGGGAGCTGCGGCTGACGACGATCTCGGGCACCGGCGGGCCCGGCTACCCCTCGTACGTGTCGGCGGTGCTGCGTGGCTGGGCGTCGCGGACGTCGGTCGTCCGGCCGGTCGAGGAGGTCTTCCCGCCGGACGCCACGCAGGAGCAGATCGACGAGTCGAACACCGAGCTCATGGTGTCCTCGCAGGAGAACGCGACCGTGGCGGCGCTCACCGAGCTCGGCTACGACGTGCCCGCCACGCTCGTCGTGGCCGGCACGGTCGAGGGCAGCGACGCCGAGGGGCGGCTCGAGGAGGGCGACGTGCTCACGGCGATGGACGGCGAGGCGCTGCCGGACTACCAGACGCTCGTGCGCCGCCTGCAGGACATCACCCCCGGCGACGTCGTGACCCTGGCCGTGACGCGCCACGGGCAGGAGACGGAGGTCGAGGTGACCACGGGGGAGCGCGAGGACGGCGGCGCCCAGATCGGCGTGTACGTCAACCCGTCGTTCGACCTGCCCGTCGACGTGACGATCAGCATCGACGGCATCGGCGGGCCCAGCGCGGGCACGATGTTCGCCCTGGGGATCGTCGACCTGCTCACCCCCGAGGACGAGGCGGACGGCGAGGTCATCGCGGGCACGGGCACGATCGACGTCACGGGGGACGTCGGGCCCATCGGCGGCATCCGCCAGAAGCTCGCGGGCGCGCGCCGGGACGGCGCCGCCTGGTTCCTCGCCCCGCGGGCAACTGCGAGCAGGTCGTGGGGCACGTGCCCGACGGGCTGCGCGTGGTGCGGGTGGCCACGCTGCACGAGGCGCGCGAGGCGATGA
- a CDS encoding PPA1309 family protein yields the protein MGGVSTPPSPDPADDVRAARALADAVREIEHHVAGAGWDAPVRVFALVRTRAALASEPGLAEQLDPAVLAAAEADDWHLTSVEQEGLPDAQDLEGLLGGLSWPPTVDGAAVTVERVVLPPEAEADLPADPEQALTALLAHPARQDVRLAVGVLRDGPAWCALRTRAHDSDDAVGQGPDLVPGLVAAVRATLD from the coding sequence ATGGGCGGCGTGAGCACTCCCCCTTCCCCGGACCCCGCCGACGACGTGCGCGCGGCCCGTGCCCTCGCCGACGCCGTGCGCGAGATCGAGCACCACGTCGCGGGCGCCGGCTGGGACGCCCCGGTGCGCGTCTTCGCCCTCGTGCGCACGCGCGCCGCCCTGGCCTCCGAGCCGGGCCTGGCCGAGCAGCTCGACCCGGCGGTGCTCGCGGCGGCCGAGGCGGACGACTGGCACCTCACGTCCGTCGAGCAGGAGGGGCTGCCTGACGCGCAGGACCTCGAGGGACTCCTGGGCGGGCTGTCGTGGCCGCCGACGGTGGACGGGGCCGCGGTGACCGTCGAGCGGGTCGTGCTGCCGCCCGAGGCCGAGGCCGACCTGCCGGCCGACCCGGAGCAGGCCCTGACCGCCCTCCTCGCGCACCCGGCCCGCCAGGACGTGCGGCTCGCCGTCGGCGTGCTGCGCGACGGTCCCGCCTGGTGCGCGCTGCGCACGCGCGCGCACGACAGCGACGACGCCGTCGGGCAGGGTCCCGACCTGGTGCCGGGGCTCGTCGCGGCCGTGCGCGCCACGCTGGACTGA
- a CDS encoding UPF0182 family protein → MTFASPPRPRPDAPRRRGPLVPTLITLAALVVLVLVLAQVWTEVLWFSQLGFTEVIRTEWLTRAVLFVLGFLVMAAAVGFSLSYAYRSRPVYAPSTPEQASLDQYREAIEPLRRLVLVVGPVVLGLFAGGAASQQWTTVQLWLNGREVGTSDPQWGMDIGFYLFTLPGLRFVVSFLMAVVVLSIIAAVATHYLYGGLRIGGRQGGAPRATRAARVHLSVLGALVLLLIAANYWLDRYSILTKQQTGGQRWQGAGFTDVNAVIPSKAILAVAAVVVAAAFVATAFSGNWRLPAIGVGLMVVAAIVVGGVYPAVVQRFQVQPNQQDAEAEFIQRNIDATLAAYGLDEVETSEYDATVTAEPGALREDAETTASIRLLDPNIVSPSFKQLQQIRGFYDFPDSLAVDRYTIDGESRDTVIAVRELNQAGLSAQQRNWTNDTTVYTHGYGVVAAYGNTRGARGAPEFWESGIPTAEAATSDQLGEYEPRIYFGQSSPEYSIVGGPEGTDGWEFDYPDDETGTGSVPYRFPTQDTSAGPSVGNVWHKLLYALKFGDEQILFSERVNEHSQILYDRDPRDRVAKVAPYLDLDGRVYPAVVDGRVKWIVDGYTTSDQYPYAATRSLQEATTDSLTERAATVEALLPKQVNYIRNSVKATVDAFDGSVDLYAWDTEDPVLQAWAQVFPTSLQPLEDISGDLMSHLRYPEDLFKVQRALLGQYHVTDAGQFFSGNDFWQSPADPTASNAEVAQPPYYLTLQMPGTDEATFSLMSTFIPSGANARNVLTGYLAVDADAGSTPGEIAEGYGTLRLLELPRDSTVPGPGQASANFTADPVVSNELNILARGDSLVRRGNLLTLPVGGGLLYVQPVYVQASSGTTFPLLQRVLVSFGDEIGFAQTLDGALDQVFGGDSGAAAGDAGAGPVEPPSEGEEPVEGGDSGTGATPAPTGEATATPAPTEGGAAPAGDARTELETALREAQAAIEAGQAALAEGDFAAYGEAQQRLDEALQRAIEAEGRLGG, encoded by the coding sequence GTGACCTTCGCCTCCCCACCCCGCCCCCGTCCGGACGCGCCGCGCCGCCGCGGTCCGCTGGTCCCGACGCTGATCACGCTCGCCGCACTCGTGGTGCTCGTCCTGGTGCTCGCCCAGGTCTGGACCGAGGTGCTCTGGTTCTCCCAGCTCGGCTTCACCGAGGTGATCCGCACCGAGTGGCTGACCCGCGCGGTGCTGTTCGTGCTCGGCTTCCTCGTCATGGCGGCCGCCGTCGGGTTCTCGCTGAGCTACGCCTACCGGTCGCGTCCCGTCTACGCGCCGTCGACGCCGGAGCAGGCGAGCCTCGACCAGTACCGCGAGGCCATCGAGCCGCTGCGCCGGCTCGTGCTCGTCGTCGGTCCCGTGGTGCTCGGCCTGTTCGCCGGCGGGGCGGCGTCCCAGCAGTGGACGACCGTGCAGCTGTGGCTCAACGGCCGTGAGGTGGGGACGAGCGACCCGCAGTGGGGCATGGACATCGGCTTCTACCTCTTCACGCTGCCGGGCCTGCGGTTCGTCGTCTCGTTCCTCATGGCGGTCGTGGTCCTGTCGATCATCGCGGCGGTCGCGACGCACTACCTGTACGGCGGCCTGCGCATCGGCGGGCGGCAGGGCGGCGCACCGCGCGCGACGCGCGCCGCACGCGTGCACCTGTCGGTGCTGGGCGCGCTCGTGCTGCTGCTCATCGCCGCGAACTACTGGCTCGACCGGTACTCGATCCTGACCAAGCAGCAGACCGGCGGTCAGCGCTGGCAGGGCGCCGGGTTCACCGACGTCAACGCCGTCATCCCGTCCAAGGCGATCCTCGCGGTCGCGGCGGTCGTCGTGGCGGCCGCGTTCGTCGCCACGGCGTTCAGCGGCAACTGGCGCCTGCCGGCCATCGGCGTCGGCCTCATGGTCGTCGCGGCGATCGTCGTCGGCGGCGTGTACCCGGCGGTCGTGCAGCGCTTCCAGGTGCAGCCGAACCAGCAGGACGCCGAGGCCGAGTTCATCCAGCGCAACATCGACGCCACCCTCGCCGCGTACGGGCTCGACGAGGTCGAGACCAGCGAGTACGACGCCACGGTGACGGCGGAGCCGGGCGCGCTGCGCGAGGACGCGGAGACCACCGCGTCGATCCGTCTGCTCGACCCCAACATCGTCTCGCCGTCGTTCAAGCAGCTCCAGCAGATCCGCGGCTTCTACGACTTCCCCGACTCGCTCGCGGTCGACCGCTACACCATCGACGGCGAGAGCCGGGACACCGTCATCGCGGTGCGCGAGCTCAACCAGGCCGGCCTCAGCGCCCAGCAGCGCAACTGGACGAACGACACCACCGTGTACACGCACGGGTACGGCGTCGTCGCGGCGTACGGCAACACGCGCGGTGCGCGCGGCGCCCCCGAGTTCTGGGAGAGCGGGATCCCCACGGCGGAGGCGGCCACGTCGGACCAGCTCGGCGAGTACGAGCCGCGCATCTACTTCGGCCAGTCGTCGCCCGAGTACTCGATCGTCGGCGGGCCCGAGGGCACCGACGGCTGGGAGTTCGACTACCCGGACGACGAGACGGGCACCGGCTCCGTGCCCTACCGGTTCCCGACGCAGGACACCTCCGCGGGTCCGTCCGTCGGCAACGTCTGGCACAAGCTGCTGTACGCGCTGAAGTTCGGCGACGAGCAGATCCTGTTCTCCGAGCGCGTCAACGAGCACTCGCAGATCCTGTACGACCGCGACCCGCGCGACCGCGTGGCGAAGGTCGCGCCGTACCTCGACCTGGACGGGCGCGTCTACCCGGCCGTCGTCGACGGGCGGGTCAAGTGGATCGTCGACGGCTACACGACGTCCGACCAGTACCCGTACGCGGCGACGCGCTCCCTCCAGGAGGCGACGACGGACTCCCTCACGGAGCGCGCCGCGACGGTCGAGGCCCTGCTGCCCAAGCAGGTGAACTACATCCGCAACTCGGTGAAGGCGACCGTGGACGCCTTCGACGGCTCGGTCGACCTGTACGCCTGGGACACCGAGGACCCCGTGCTCCAGGCGTGGGCGCAGGTCTTCCCGACGTCGCTGCAGCCGCTCGAGGACATCAGCGGCGACCTGATGAGCCACCTGCGCTACCCGGAGGACCTGTTCAAGGTCCAGCGGGCGCTGCTGGGGCAGTACCACGTGACGGACGCCGGCCAGTTCTTCTCGGGGAACGACTTCTGGCAGAGCCCGGCCGACCCGACGGCGTCCAACGCCGAGGTGGCGCAGCCGCCGTACTACCTGACGCTGCAGATGCCCGGCACGGACGAGGCGACGTTCTCGCTCATGTCGACGTTCATCCCGAGCGGCGCGAACGCGCGCAACGTGCTGACCGGCTACCTGGCGGTCGACGCGGACGCCGGCTCGACACCGGGCGAGATCGCCGAGGGGTACGGCACGCTGCGGCTCCTGGAGCTGCCGCGCGACTCGACCGTCCCCGGCCCCGGGCAGGCGAGCGCGAACTTCACGGCCGACCCGGTCGTGTCGAACGAGCTCAACATCCTGGCGCGCGGTGACTCCCTCGTGCGGCGCGGCAACCTGCTGACGCTGCCCGTCGGCGGCGGTCTGCTCTACGTGCAGCCGGTCTACGTGCAGGCGTCCAGCGGCACGACGTTCCCGCTGCTGCAGCGTGTGCTCGTGTCGTTCGGCGACGAGATCGGCTTCGCCCAGACGCTCGACGGCGCCCTCGACCAGGTGTTCGGCGGAGACTCCGGAGCGGCGGCGGGCGACGCCGGTGCCGGACCCGTGGAGCCGCCCAGCGAGGGCGAGGAGCCCGTCGAGGGTGGCGACAGCGGGACGGGTGCCACACCGGCCCCGACCGGCGAGGCGACCGCGACCCCCGCACCCACGGAGGGTGGCGCGGCCCCGGCGGGTGACGCCCGCACGGAGCTCGAGACGGCGCTGCGCGAGGCCCAGGCCGCGATCGAGGCCGGTCAGGCCGCGCTCGCGGAGGGCGACTTCGCCGCGTACGGCGAGGCGCAGCAGCGGCTGGACGAGGCGCTGCAGCGGGCGATCGAGGCAGAGGGGCGCCTGGGCGGCTGA
- a CDS encoding DMT family transporter — MTATGDRRTVVLYLGAALVWGSSFLFMKVGLEGLGPAQVALARLLLGALTLVVVMTVLRRRWPRDGRTWGHLAVVGVLLCVVPFQLFAWAGQHLASGLSSILNATTPLMTSLAVALLLPAERLTARQGAGLGVGAAGVVVIMAPWTYLGTGGVAAPLPAVLACLGATACYGLGMTYLRRFVTPLRLPAETVAAGQIVVAALVMLALSPVVARGTVSLTWPVVLSMVGLGALGTGMAYVWNTRVVDAWGAQRASTVTYLTPVVGVVLGILVLDERLHWYEPVGGLLVVLGIVVAQRAARAAGGAGAVVPPATTVGVPAPGAPRR; from the coding sequence ATGACGGCGACCGGGGACCGACGCACGGTCGTGCTGTACCTGGGGGCGGCCCTCGTGTGGGGCTCGAGCTTCCTGTTCATGAAGGTCGGGCTGGAGGGCCTCGGACCGGCACAGGTCGCCCTCGCGCGGCTGCTGCTCGGGGCGCTGACCCTCGTGGTGGTCATGACGGTGCTGCGCCGGCGGTGGCCCCGGGACGGACGCACGTGGGGCCACCTGGCGGTGGTCGGCGTGCTGCTCTGCGTCGTGCCGTTCCAGCTCTTCGCGTGGGCCGGTCAGCACCTGGCGTCCGGGCTGTCGAGCATCCTCAACGCCACGACGCCGCTCATGACGTCGCTCGCGGTCGCGCTGCTGCTGCCCGCGGAGCGGCTGACGGCGCGGCAGGGCGCGGGCCTCGGGGTCGGTGCGGCGGGCGTCGTCGTCATCATGGCGCCGTGGACGTACCTCGGGACCGGCGGGGTCGCGGCGCCGCTGCCCGCGGTGCTCGCGTGCCTCGGCGCGACCGCGTGCTACGGGCTCGGCATGACCTACCTGCGCCGGTTCGTGACGCCGCTGCGCCTGCCCGCGGAGACGGTCGCGGCGGGTCAGATCGTGGTGGCGGCGCTCGTGATGCTCGCGCTCTCGCCCGTCGTCGCCCGCGGGACCGTGTCGCTGACCTGGCCCGTCGTGCTGTCGATGGTCGGCCTCGGTGCGCTCGGCACGGGCATGGCCTACGTGTGGAACACGCGGGTCGTCGACGCGTGGGGCGCCCAGCGGGCGTCGACCGTCACCTACCTCACGCCGGTCGTCGGCGTCGTCCTCGGCATCCTCGTGCTGGACGAGCGGCTGCACTGGTACGAGCCGGTGGGCGGGCTGCTGGTCGTGCTCGGGATCGTCGTGGCGCAGCGCGCCGCGCGGGCGGCCGGGGGAGCGGGTGCGGTCGTGCCGCCGGCGACGACGGTGGGCGTGCCCGCACCCGGGGCACCGCGCCGCTGA
- a CDS encoding DUF2200 domain-containing protein — MPRHRIFTTSLASIYPHYVAKVERKGRTRAEVDEVICWLTGYDAAGLTDVLAREVDLETFFAQAPAMNPNASLITGVICGTRVEEIEDPLMQQIRWMDKLVDEVARGKRMSSILRTPAS; from the coding sequence GTGCCGCGTCACCGCATCTTCACCACGAGCCTCGCCAGCATCTACCCCCACTACGTCGCGAAGGTCGAGCGCAAGGGCCGGACGCGGGCGGAGGTGGACGAGGTGATCTGCTGGCTCACCGGCTACGACGCGGCCGGCCTCACGGACGTGCTCGCGCGCGAGGTCGACCTCGAGACGTTCTTCGCGCAGGCTCCCGCGATGAACCCGAACGCCTCGCTCATCACCGGCGTCATCTGCGGCACGCGGGTCGAGGAGATCGAGGACCCGCTCATGCAGCAGATCCGCTGGATGGACAAGCTGGTGGACGAGGTCGCACGCGGCAAGCGCATGTCGTCGATCCTGCGCACGCCGGCGAGCTGA
- a CDS encoding DUF2382 domain-containing protein has product MISTDDIRHLLVGGGTVVGTDGDKIGKVGQLFLDDRTGDPEWVTVSTGLFGRAESFVPLADASVRGDEIVVPYDKAKVKGAPRVEDSEGHLSPDEERELYRYYGVADGEGVSASAGTTGDADDEDRRRDEHRTDAATSGVGAGTDRTDDTDGSAGTGGRHAADTPVDAPPAVRRDASDADAGQGSVTTGGARLRRYVVTEEQTVTVPVTREEVRVEPTPGPDDAGTAGERR; this is encoded by the coding sequence ATGATCAGCACGGACGACATCCGGCACCTGCTCGTCGGCGGCGGCACGGTCGTCGGGACCGACGGCGACAAGATCGGGAAGGTCGGGCAGCTCTTCCTCGACGACCGCACCGGGGACCCCGAGTGGGTCACCGTCAGCACGGGCCTGTTCGGGCGCGCGGAGTCCTTCGTCCCGCTCGCGGACGCGTCGGTCCGCGGCGACGAGATCGTCGTGCCCTACGACAAGGCGAAGGTGAAGGGGGCGCCACGGGTCGAGGACTCCGAGGGGCACCTGTCGCCGGACGAGGAGCGCGAGCTCTACCGCTACTACGGCGTGGCGGACGGCGAGGGCGTCAGCGCGAGCGCCGGCACCACGGGCGACGCGGACGACGAGGACCGGCGACGCGACGAGCACCGGACCGACGCAGCGACGTCCGGGGTCGGGGCGGGCACGGACCGCACCGACGACACCGACGGCTCAGCGGGCACGGGCGGGCGCCACGCGGCCGACACGCCCGTGGACGCGCCGCCGGCCGTCCGCAGGGACGCCTCGGACGCGGACGCCGGTCAGGGGAGCGTGACGACGGGTGGTGCACGCCTGCGCCGCTACGTGGTCACCGAGGAGCAGACGGTCACCGTGCCCGTCACGCGTGAGGAGGTGCGCGTGGAGCCCACGCCGGGGCCGGACGACGCCGGCACCGCCGGCGAGCGGCGCTGA
- a CDS encoding bifunctional 2-polyprenyl-6-hydroxyphenol methylase/3-demethylubiquinol 3-O-methyltransferase UbiG, whose product MTDDQDVRADLLPGVPTPPPPPAHPRGRAAAPPTDAAEWDARYGGAERVWSGEPNGALVHEVRGLRPGRALDVGCGEGADAVWLAGHGWDVTALDVSGVALSRARAHATAAGAAVTWVHGGLLDAALPAGAFDLVSAQYPALRRTPDARAERALVRLVAPGGTLLVVHHDTRHGSGEHGGGEHGGFDPDDWVLPRDVAPLLTAGWLVEVDEVRERAVRGGAGAHHTHDVVLRARRLGGG is encoded by the coding sequence GTGACCGACGACCAGGACGTGCGCGCGGACCTGCTCCCCGGAGTGCCGACGCCGCCCCCGCCGCCCGCGCACCCGCGGGGGCGCGCCGCCGCCCCGCCGACCGACGCCGCGGAGTGGGACGCACGGTACGGCGGTGCCGAGCGCGTGTGGAGCGGGGAGCCGAACGGCGCGCTCGTGCACGAGGTGCGCGGCCTGCGCCCCGGGCGGGCGCTCGACGTGGGGTGCGGCGAGGGCGCCGACGCGGTGTGGCTCGCGGGGCACGGCTGGGACGTCACGGCCCTCGACGTCTCGGGCGTCGCGCTCTCGCGCGCCCGTGCGCACGCGACCGCCGCCGGTGCCGCCGTGACCTGGGTGCACGGCGGCCTCCTGGACGCCGCGCTGCCCGCCGGCGCCTTCGACCTGGTCTCCGCGCAGTACCCTGCCCTGCGCCGCACCCCGGACGCCCGGGCCGAGCGTGCGCTGGTCCGCCTGGTCGCCCCCGGCGGCACGCTCCTCGTCGTCCACCACGACACGCGCCACGGCAGCGGCGAGCACGGCGGCGGCGAGCACGGCGGCTTCGACCCCGACGACTGGGTGCTCCCCCGCGACGTCGCGCCGCTGCTCACGGCGGGCTGGCTCGTCGAGGTCGACGAGGTGCGCGAGCGGGCGGTCCGGGGCGGCGCCGGCGCGCACCACACGCACGACGTCGTGCTGCGCGCACGACGCCTCGGCGGTGGCTGA
- the ggt gene encoding gamma-glutamyltransferase: MRTSTLVRPLGVAAAAALALTAGVLPVAAAPPRAASVPDEVAVDEGTVDAELEALVAGPEAELDHRGRGGWHGGRPGRPPVKVPVAVGTGGAVATVDPDATRVGLDVLRRGGNAVDAAVAAAATLGVTEPYSAGIGGGGFFVYYDARTGQVHTIDGRETAPAAMGPDAFVEDGVALPFEEAVTSGLSAGVPGTPATWQAALDAWGTFSLRRALAGATRVAHHGFVVDETFAQQTADNAERFADISSTAELFLPGGAPPAVGSVLRNPDLARTYALMARYGADVLYRGPLAREIVATVQDPPVVPGADRVVRPGLLERSDLAAYEVVHRDPTHVSYRGLDVYGMAPPSSGGSTVGEALNILETSDLGALDRTQALHRYLEASALAFADRNRYVGDPAFVDVPLAELLSDGFAAERACLVDPAAALPKPVAPGSPDGDYAGCPGGGEPGAEAPGGTSTTHLTTADRWGNVVAYTLTIESTGGNAIVVPDRGFLLNNELTDFSFTDTQGGADPNLPGPGKRPRSSMAPTIVLQDGRPLLALGSPGGSTIITTVLQVLVDRLDLGTPLPEAVAAPRATQRNTAAVQAEPGFPREGLAALGHTFADNPEIGAVTAIEFVGRRTLLSVAEPERRGGGSAGVVHPRHR, translated from the coding sequence CCGTCGACGCCGAGCTCGAGGCGCTCGTCGCGGGGCCCGAGGCGGAGCTGGACCACCGCGGGCGCGGCGGCTGGCACGGTGGCCGGCCCGGCCGCCCGCCCGTGAAGGTGCCCGTCGCGGTGGGCACCGGCGGCGCCGTCGCGACCGTCGACCCCGACGCGACGCGCGTCGGCCTCGACGTGCTGCGCCGCGGCGGCAACGCGGTCGACGCGGCCGTGGCCGCCGCCGCGACCCTCGGCGTCACCGAGCCCTACTCGGCCGGCATCGGCGGCGGCGGGTTCTTCGTCTACTACGACGCCCGCACGGGGCAGGTCCACACGATCGACGGCCGCGAGACCGCACCGGCGGCGATGGGCCCCGACGCGTTCGTGGAGGACGGGGTCGCGCTCCCCTTCGAGGAGGCGGTCACGTCCGGGCTGTCGGCCGGTGTGCCCGGCACACCCGCCACGTGGCAGGCGGCGCTCGACGCGTGGGGCACGTTCAGCCTGCGCCGGGCGCTCGCCGGGGCGACGCGGGTCGCGCACCACGGGTTCGTCGTCGACGAGACGTTCGCGCAGCAGACCGCGGACAACGCCGAGCGGTTCGCGGACATCTCCTCGACCGCCGAGCTGTTCCTGCCGGGCGGCGCGCCGCCGGCCGTCGGCTCGGTGTTGCGCAACCCGGACCTCGCCCGCACGTACGCACTGATGGCCCGGTACGGGGCGGACGTGCTCTACCGGGGCCCGCTCGCGCGCGAGATCGTCGCCACCGTCCAGGACCCGCCGGTCGTGCCCGGTGCGGACCGCGTCGTGCGCCCGGGGCTGCTCGAGCGGTCGGACCTCGCCGCCTACGAGGTCGTGCACCGCGACCCGACGCACGTGTCCTACCGCGGCCTGGACGTGTACGGCATGGCCCCGCCCTCCTCGGGCGGCTCCACCGTGGGCGAGGCCCTGAACATCCTCGAGACGAGCGACCTGGGGGCGCTCGACCGTACCCAGGCGCTGCACCGCTACCTCGAGGCGAGCGCGCTCGCGTTCGCCGACCGCAACCGGTACGTCGGCGACCCCGCGTTCGTCGACGTGCCCCTCGCCGAGCTGCTGTCCGACGGGTTCGCGGCGGAGCGCGCGTGCCTGGTCGACCCGGCCGCGGCGCTGCCGAAGCCGGTCGCCCCGGGCTCGCCCGACGGCGACTACGCCGGCTGCCCGGGCGGCGGCGAGCCGGGCGCGGAGGCACCGGGCGGCACGTCCACGACCCACCTGACGACGGCCGACCGCTGGGGCAACGTCGTCGCCTACACGCTCACGATCGAGTCGACGGGCGGCAACGCGATCGTCGTCCCCGACCGCGGGTTCCTGCTCAACAACGAGCTGACCGACTTCAGCTTCACGGACACGCAGGGCGGCGCGGACCCGAACCTGCCCGGTCCCGGCAAGCGCCCGCGCAGCTCCATGGCGCCGACGATCGTCCTGCAGGACGGCCGCCCGCTGCTCGCCCTCGGCTCCCCCGGCGGCTCGACCATCATCACGACCGTGCTGCAGGTGCTGGTGGACCGGCTCGACCTCGGCACACCGCTGCCCGAGGCCGTCGCCGCACCCCGCGCGACGCAGCGCAACACCGCCGCGGTGCAGGCCGAGCCGGGCTTCCCGCGCGAGGGGCTCGCCGCCCTGGGGCACACGTTCGCGGACAACCCGGAGATCGGGGCGGTCACGGCGATCGAGTTCGTCGGACGCCGGACGCTGCTGTCGGTCGCCGAGCCCGAGCGTCGTGGCGGCGGCAGCGCGGGCGTGGTCCACCCGCGTCACCGCTGA